The genomic DNA AGCTGTATTCATAGATAAACTATTATGTACGTACAATCTAATATTTTTATCAATATTATGATGAAAAATGATTAGTTGTACGTACAAGTGGGATTGACTTCATTTTAATATGGAAGCGCTCTAATTACAAGTGTATTCGGCAAAAAAATATTTTTTATCTGGAAACTGAGCACTTCTCCTAGGTTAATATCCTAAGCATCTTAGTAAACAAGCACGTAAGCCCTAATAGTCATGACATATCAAACAATGCCAAGCCCTATAATTAGGACTTGGCATTATTGTGAGGAAATTCCCACACAAAGTTGATCATCTATTTTACATGAAAAACAGACATTAAAACTTTTAACTTACTTCATTTGTTGCATGAGGATGCCCCAACCCACCTGCCTTCTCTAATGGAATTTCAAACTGACGAACTGTCTTGATAAAGAACATGATTAGTCCAGACAATACGGTAATCAGGGCGCTGAAAAACAAGACCTCAGGCAGTGAGAATCGCAAAGCTAACGCGCCGCCAATCAGAGCTCCCAGCGGAAGGGCCGCATTCGAGAGGGTATTCGTAAAGGCGATCACACGTCCTAACAGCGGTAAGGGAGTAATAATTTGGATCAAAGACATTTGCAATATATTAATTATACCTGTAAAAGCACCTATTAGGAGAGCCGCCAGTAGTTTCATCCACATCTGGGGCATCACAGAAAACAGGAAAATGGCAAGTCCTGTAGCTACCCATGCAGCTGCAATGGTAAGACCGTTCCTTTTAAGCACATTTACCAGAAAAGAACCTACAAAAATGCCGATGAAATAAGAAATATACAGCAAACTGTAATAGATTGGCGAACCGTAATCGACAGCAATGGAGGGCATAGTAATAATCAGAAAAGCCATTGAAAAGTTGGCAAGAGCAAAGAATGGCAACATAATTCGCAAAAAGGTGTGGCGTTTTACAAAGGTATATCCTTCTTTCAGTTCTCTCCAATAGTGCCCTAATGTTAGCGAGCCCTCGCTATGTGTCCCTTCCGTTGAATGAGTGTCGAGCTGTTTGCTGAGTCTAATATATACGACACCTGCAAGGAACAGCATACCGCTGGCCAGTAAAAAGGTGTTTTGCATACCCATAGCGATAATGAGCGAAGCTCCAGCCAGATAACCAGCGATATTAATGATCTGGTCCGACGATGAAATCATAGAGTTCGCCCTAATAATTAAATCTGGTACACGAACAAGTTGAGGCAGCATTTTACTGTTAGCAGGATAGAACAGCATGGAGAAGCAAGACGCTATAAAAACGATCGCGAGGATAATTATCAAATTGGTCATCCCGTCTCGAATAAGAAACGGGACAATCGAAATTAGAATCGCCTGCGCAAACAAAGCAATGCTGGCCAAGCGTGCGGGTGAATAGCGATCTACGAGTGGGCCAACAAAAAAGCTGAAAATAGATGCTGTAGATACCGCCGCATACGTGAAACTGGTAAATGCCACTGACTGCGTCGATTGCTGAACAAAATATAACAACACAATGGAATAAATGCTATCCGCTATATTTGCCACGGTACGTGAAGCAAAAAAGCGGACAAACCGATTGTCTTTGAATAAATGATTCACGTTTTCAGCTCCCTACTGCCGTATGGCTAGGTCAGAAATAATCTTATCGTTAGCAGCTTGCAATATTCGATAGATATCCTCATGTTTCTCTTCATATGGTAGGCGCAGGAATATTTGAAGTACTGCTCCAGTATGGGCAGCTTCAAAGAAAATCACTTCTTCTCCGTCAACTAAGGTTGTACTTCTGTTTAAGGTGCTCAACATCTTCGAGGCCTCTTGCATTTCTCCCAGGTAATTGAACACGATTGGTAATTGTCCAAGTCCCTTTTTTAGCATACTGCTTGCTTGCGGATAGATAGGCTCCATTTCTTCATTAAAAATTAAATTAAAGAAGTTTAAATGATGATTTGCAGCAACGCTTAATTGTTTTTTGATCACCGCATGATAAGATGGCATTTCTTCCTTATGGAGTAACACGGGAATATGATCAATGTATTCTCCCACGGATTCAAAGTAATTCCGATCCCCATACTGTCTTCCATACTGCGTTAACCATAACGGAATTTCTGATTTTTGGA from Paenibacillus sp. FSL R10-2782 includes the following:
- a CDS encoding MFS transporter, whose amino-acid sequence is MNHLFKDNRFVRFFASRTVANIADSIYSIVLLYFVQQSTQSVAFTSFTYAAVSTASIFSFFVGPLVDRYSPARLASIALFAQAILISIVPFLIRDGMTNLIIILAIVFIASCFSMLFYPANSKMLPQLVRVPDLIIRANSMISSSDQIINIAGYLAGASLIIAMGMQNTFLLASGMLFLAGVVYIRLSKQLDTHSTEGTHSEGSLTLGHYWRELKEGYTFVKRHTFLRIMLPFFALANFSMAFLIITMPSIAVDYGSPIYYSLLYISYFIGIFVGSFLVNVLKRNGLTIAAAWVATGLAIFLFSVMPQMWMKLLAALLIGAFTGIINILQMSLIQIITPLPLLGRVIAFTNTLSNAALPLGALIGGALALRFSLPEVLFFSALITVLSGLIMFFIKTVRQFEIPLEKAGGLGHPHATNEVS